Proteins co-encoded in one Astyanax mexicanus isolate ESR-SI-001 chromosome 1, AstMex3_surface, whole genome shotgun sequence genomic window:
- the LOC111188787 gene encoding zinc finger protein OZF isoform X2, which produces MESTKVSSTKQTSSPTLPEQMQKSTDKKKTHHCSDCGKSFSYLSTLQLHQRIHTGEKPYHCSDCGKNFSYQSHLQQHQRIHTGEKPYHCSDCGKSFNQRNALQRHQRIHTGEKPYHCLDCGKSFNHQSNLQQHQRIHTGEKSHQCTDCGKSFNQQNALQQHQRIHTGEKPYHCSDCGKSFSYQSRLKAHQRIHTGEKPYHCSECGKSFGHHSHFQLHQRIHTGEKPYHCSDCGKSFNRQSHLQLHQRIHTGEKPYYCSECGRSFNQQSNLTAHQRIHTGEKPYYCSECGRSFNNQSNLTSHQRIHTGEKPFHCADCGKSFRYQSHLHFHQRIHTGEKPYQCSDCGKSFRYSRSLKKHKCSKIIDGTGL; this is translated from the coding sequence ATGGAATCCACAAAAGTCTCCAGTACTAAGCAAACATCCTCGCCTACCCTTCCCgaacaaatgcagaaaagtacagacaagaagaaaacccaccactgctcagactgtgggaagagttttagttatCTGAGTACTCTCCAacttcaccagcgcattcacactggagagaaaccatatcactgctcagactgtgggaagaattttagttatcagagtcatctccaacagcaccagcgcattcacactggagagaaaccgtatcactgctcagactgtgggaagagttttaatcaaagGAATGCTCTCCAacgacatcagcgcattcacactggagagaaaccgtatcactgcttagactgtgggaagagttttaatcatcagagtaacctccaacaacaccagcgcattcacactggagaaaaatcGCATCAgtgcacagactgtgggaagagttttaatcaacagaatgctcttcaacaacaccagcgcattcacactggggagaaaccatatcactgctcagactgtgggaagagtttttctTATCAAAGTCGTCTCAaagcacaccagcgcattcacactggagagaaaccgtatcactgctcagaatgtgggaagagttttggaCATCATAGTCATTtccaactacaccagcgcattcacactggagaaaaaccgtatcactgctcagactgtggaaagagttttaaccGTCAGAGTCATCTTCAactacaccaacgcattcacaccggagagaaaccgtattactgctcagagtgtggaaggagttttaatcaacaaaGTAATCTCAcagcacaccagcgcattcacaccggagagaaaccatattactgctccgAGTGTGGAAGGAGTTTTAATAATCAAAGTAATCTTACatcacaccagcgcattcacactggagagaaaccgtttcactgcgcagactgtgggaagagttttcgTTATCAGAGTCATCTCCActttcaccagcgcattcacactggagaaaaaccgtatcagtgctcagactgtggaaagagcttTAGGTATTCACGTAGTTTAAAGAAACACAAATGCTCTAAAATCATTGATGGAACTGGCTTGTAA
- the LOC125785585 gene encoding gastrula zinc finger protein XlCGF7.1-like, with the protein MESITHISNTRQTSSPTPPKQMQKSMEKKKTHHCSDCGKSFRCQSYLQLHQHIHTGVKPFYCSDCGKSFNQQSTLQKHQRIHTGEKPYHCSDCRKSFSDHSTFRRHQRIHTGEKPYQCSDCGKSFIQQISLQRHQRIHTGEKPYHCSDCGKSFSQHNTLQLHQRIHTGEKPYHCSDCGKSFTHQSTLQQHQRIHTGEKPYHCSDCRKSFSHQSTLQQHQRIHTGEKPYHCSDCGKSFSHQSNFQQHQRIHTGEKPYYCSDCGKSFRVSGILKTHKCSKINDEMG; encoded by the coding sequence ATGGAATCAATCACACATATCTCCAATACTCGACAAACATCCTCTCCTACCCCtcccaaacaaatgcagaaaagtatGGAGAAGAAgaaaactcaccactgctcagactgtgggaagagttttaggtGTCAGAGTTATCTCCAactacaccagcacattcacactggggTGAAACCgttttactgctcagactgtggaaagagttttaatcaacagagtactctccaaaaacaccagcgcattcacactggagagaaaccgtatcactgctcagactgtaggaagagttttagTGATCATAGTACTTTCcggcgacaccagcgcattcacactggagagaaaccgtatcagtgctcagactgtggaaagagttttattcAACAGATTagtctccaacgacaccagcgcattcacactggagagaaaccgtatcactgctcagactgtggaaagagttttagtcaACATAATACTctccaactacaccagcgcattcacactggagagaaaccgtatcactgctcagactgtgggaagagttttactcatcaGAGTACTcttcaacaacaccagcgcatccacacaggagagaaaccttatcactgttcagactgtaggaagagttttagtcatcaGAGTACTcttcaacaacaccagcgcattcacactggagagaaaccgtatcactgctcagactgtgggaagagttttagtcatcagagtaatttccaacaacaccagcgcattcacactggagagaaaccgtattactgctcagactgtgggaagagctttaggGTTTCAGGTATATTGAAGACACACAAATGCTCTAAAATCAATGATGAAATGGGTTGA